The following are encoded in a window of Flavobacterium sp. WC2421 genomic DNA:
- a CDS encoding methyltransferase domain-containing protein, with protein sequence MEIYDNKEIFQKSWDKNYLSEELIQAQWAEFVELKKVITELYQRKKTPLSILDIGIGNARIAKHLSGIPEMWDMVDSFDGTDNAEACVILSRQTAKELKIDDKVAVYLEDAINLDKWKKKYDIIIITWFTAGNFYPDNFNFESYNPSEKRFDLSKNEKFEIIFSNLYKLLRSGGEIVIGACYIDNDKTRLKQEHSYKKMGMTIITDAKDSFTATKEGFWSQRFTEEKIRNYLSFVETEKISFNSLDTYDYAMQVRIKK encoded by the coding sequence ATGGAAATATATGATAACAAAGAAATTTTTCAGAAATCTTGGGATAAAAATTACTTGTCAGAAGAATTAATTCAAGCACAATGGGCAGAATTTGTAGAACTTAAAAAGGTCATTACAGAATTGTATCAAAGAAAGAAAACACCTTTGTCTATTCTTGATATCGGAATAGGAAATGCCAGAATAGCAAAGCATCTTAGTGGTATCCCTGAAATGTGGGATATGGTGGATTCCTTTGACGGCACTGATAATGCCGAAGCATGTGTAATACTGTCAAGACAGACAGCAAAAGAATTAAAAATTGATGATAAAGTAGCGGTCTATCTTGAAGACGCCATCAACTTAGATAAATGGAAGAAAAAATATGATATAATTATTATCACCTGGTTTACGGCTGGCAACTTTTACCCTGATAATTTTAATTTTGAAAGCTATAACCCATCAGAGAAGCGGTTTGATCTATCAAAAAATGAAAAATTCGAAATTATATTTTCAAATTTATACAAGTTGTTGCGCTCTGGAGGGGAAATAGTAATAGGTGCATGCTACATTGACAATGATAAAACTAGACTTAAACAAGAACATTCCTATAAAAAAATGGGAATGACAATAATCACAGATGCTAAAGATAGTTTTACCGCTACAAAAGAAGGTTTCTGGTCTCAGCGTTTTACGGAAGAAAAAATACGGAACTATTTATCTTTTGTTGAAACCGAAAAAATATCATTCAATTCCCTTGATACTTATGATTATGCGATGCAAGTAAGAATTAAAAAATAA
- the pafA gene encoding alkaline phosphatase PafA, whose translation MKKIFLFLAVIIMSNLQAQERPKLVVGIVVDQMKMEYLYRFSNDFSNDGFKRLMGNGYTFQNMHYNYMPTYTAPGHASIYTGTTPAIHGIVSNEWFSRKLGKEMYCTDDASVNTVGDGTKEEGEMSPKNLLTTTITDELRMGTNFKGKVIGLSLKDRGAILPAGHFANWAFWYSKTGSFISSSFYGEKLPDWVQKFNDEKHYMSYINKGWDLLKPKATYDESLEDNNPYEGKLYNSVAPVFPYNLKDMYAKNDAGVLRSTPFGNNLLAEFAMKAIEKEELGKDNITDFLTVSFSSTDYVGHLLGPRSMELQDTYLRLDQTIAEFLNYLDKTVGKDNYLLFLTADHAGAENVNYLKDHKYNVSSISPKDIRNNLKDFSVKTFGTDLVLNYSNFNLFFNEEIIKTKNLDLSVVKEAFKEFLMTQDYVKRVYTEDEILNSTGNDYFLNFIAKGYDVTQNGDLVILDKPGYIEYLGTGTSHGTTYTYDTHVPAIFYGWHIKKGESFDKKVITQIAPTIAQKIKVSFPNGTEANVLEEVLKD comes from the coding sequence ATGAAGAAAATATTTTTGTTTTTGGCTGTTATTATCATGTCAAATTTACAAGCACAGGAGAGACCTAAATTGGTAGTAGGTATTGTTGTTGATCAAATGAAAATGGAATATTTATATCGTTTTTCGAATGATTTTTCAAATGATGGTTTCAAAAGATTAATGGGAAATGGATATACTTTTCAAAATATGCATTATAATTATATGCCCACTTATACTGCTCCTGGGCATGCCTCAATTTATACAGGTACAACTCCGGCAATTCATGGTATTGTAAGTAATGAGTGGTTTAGTAGAAAATTGGGTAAAGAGATGTATTGCACAGATGATGCAAGTGTGAACACTGTAGGGGATGGAACTAAAGAAGAAGGTGAGATGTCTCCTAAAAATCTTTTAACGACTACAATTACTGATGAGTTGAGAATGGGTACTAATTTTAAAGGTAAGGTAATCGGTTTGAGTCTTAAAGATCGTGGTGCTATATTACCTGCTGGTCATTTTGCAAATTGGGCTTTTTGGTACAGTAAAACAGGTTCTTTTATTTCTAGTTCTTTTTATGGTGAAAAATTACCTGATTGGGTTCAAAAATTCAATGATGAAAAGCATTATATGTCATATATCAATAAAGGATGGGATTTATTGAAACCAAAAGCTACTTATGATGAAAGTTTAGAGGATAATAATCCTTATGAAGGGAAGTTATATAATAGTGTGGCTCCCGTTTTTCCTTATAATTTAAAGGATATGTATGCTAAAAATGATGCTGGTGTATTGCGATCTACTCCTTTTGGAAATAATTTATTGGCAGAATTTGCAATGAAAGCTATTGAAAAAGAGGAATTAGGTAAAGATAATATTACAGATTTCCTTACAGTTAGTTTTTCTTCAACAGATTATGTAGGTCATTTATTAGGGCCAAGATCAATGGAACTACAAGATACTTATTTGCGATTAGATCAAACAATTGCTGAGTTTTTGAATTATTTAGATAAAACAGTTGGAAAAGATAATTACTTATTGTTTTTGACTGCTGATCATGCAGGTGCTGAAAATGTAAACTATCTTAAAGATCATAAATACAATGTAAGCAGTATAAGTCCTAAAGATATTAGAAATAATTTAAAGGATTTTTCTGTGAAAACTTTTGGAACGGACTTAGTTTTAAATTATTCAAATTTCAATTTATTTTTTAATGAAGAAATTATTAAAACTAAAAACCTTGATTTAAGTGTAGTAAAAGAGGCTTTTAAAGAATTTTTAATGACTCAGGATTATGTCAAAAGAGTGTATACTGAAGATGAAATTTTAAATTCAACAGGTAATGATTATTTCTTGAACTTTATCGCTAAGGGATATGATGTAACTCAAAATGGCGATTTAGTTATTTTAGATAAACCTGGTTATATCGAGTACCTTGGAACAGGAACTTCTCATGGAACTACTTATACTTATGATACTCACGTTCCCGCTATTTTTTACGGTTGGCATATTAAAAAGGGAGAATCATTTGATAAAAAAGTCATTACTCAAATTGCGCCCACAATCGCGCAGAAGATTAAGGTTTCTTTTCCGAATGGAACTGAAGCAAATGTTCTTGAGGAAGTTTTAAAGGACTAG
- the lysA gene encoding diaminopimelate decarboxylase, producing MQSKDLLQLAEQFGSPLYVYDADKIKSQYNRLTKAFSKVEKLRINYAMKALSNVAILQLLKEMGSGLDTVSIQEVQLGLHAGYDPEKIFYTPNGVSLEEIEEVHALGVQINIDNLSILEQFGAKHPNVPVCIRINPHVMAGGNANISVGHIDSKFGISVHQLPHLVRIVENTKMNIVGIHMHTGSDILDIEVFLYAAEILFDAAKNFKNLEFLDFGSGFKVPYKKDDIETDIEELGKKLTKRFNAFCTEYGKELTLIFEPGKFLVSEAGSFLVKVNVIKQTTSTVFAGVDSGFNHLIRPMLYGSQHHIDNISNPKGKERFYSVVGYICETDTFASNRRIPEIKEGDILSFRNAGAYCYSMASNYNSRYKPAEVLWMNGQGHLIRAHETFEDLLKNQIPLPVEATV from the coding sequence ATGCAATCAAAAGACTTACTTCAGCTAGCAGAACAATTTGGCAGTCCATTATACGTTTATGATGCCGATAAAATAAAATCACAATACAACAGATTAACAAAAGCATTTTCTAAAGTTGAGAAGTTACGCATCAATTATGCAATGAAAGCATTATCTAATGTTGCTATTTTACAACTATTAAAAGAAATGGGATCGGGACTTGATACCGTATCAATTCAAGAAGTACAATTAGGACTTCATGCAGGATATGATCCAGAAAAAATATTTTATACTCCAAACGGTGTATCTCTTGAGGAAATTGAAGAAGTACATGCTTTAGGAGTTCAAATCAATATTGATAACTTATCTATATTGGAGCAATTCGGTGCTAAACACCCAAATGTTCCTGTTTGTATCCGAATCAATCCTCACGTAATGGCAGGTGGAAATGCTAATATTTCAGTAGGTCATATTGATAGCAAATTTGGAATATCTGTTCATCAATTACCACATTTAGTGCGTATTGTTGAAAATACTAAAATGAACATTGTTGGTATTCACATGCATACTGGTTCAGATATTTTAGATATTGAAGTATTCTTATACGCTGCCGAAATTTTATTTGATGCAGCAAAAAACTTCAAAAACTTAGAGTTCTTAGATTTTGGAAGCGGATTCAAAGTGCCTTACAAAAAAGACGATATCGAAACAGATATTGAAGAATTAGGAAAGAAATTAACTAAAAGATTCAATGCTTTCTGTACAGAGTATGGAAAAGAATTGACATTAATATTCGAACCAGGTAAATTTCTAGTGAGTGAAGCTGGGTCTTTTTTAGTAAAAGTAAATGTAATCAAACAAACAACATCAACCGTATTTGCTGGAGTTGATAGTGGATTCAACCATTTAATACGTCCAATGTTATACGGATCTCAACATCATATTGACAATATATCAAATCCAAAAGGAAAAGAACGTTTCTATTCCGTTGTAGGATATATTTGCGAAACAGATACTTTTGCAAGCAATAGAAGAATCCCTGAAATAAAAGAAGGTGACATATTAAGTTTTAGAAATGCAGGTGCTTATTGTTATTCAATGGCATCCAATTATAATTCACGATACAAACCAGCTGAAGTATTATGGATGAATGGCCAAGGTCACTTAATACGTGCTCATGAAACATTTGAAGACTTATTAAAAAATCAAATTCCATTACCAGTAGAAGCTACTGTTTAA
- a CDS encoding glutamate synthase subunit beta, with translation MGKIGGFKEYDRTDESNIAVQERVVNYNEFTIPLSKEKIKEQGSRCMDCGIPFCHSSCPLGNLIPDFNDMVHQEEWQSALEILQSTNNFPEFTGRLCPAPCEKSCVLGIIEEPVAIENIEKNIIERGFAEGWIKPQTPATRTGKTVAVIGSGPAGLAAAQQLNRAGHTVTVFERDNAIGGLLRYGIPNFKLEKGIIDRRVKILELEGITFKTNVNVGVNYSVDQLNEFDSIVLCGGATERRSLPTKGIETKGVVQAMDFLTQQTKVLYGEEIADQIKATGKDVIVIGGGDTGSDCVGTSNRHGAKSVTNFEIMPKPPVGRSETTPWPFWPLQLKTSSSHEEGCDRNWLINTKEFIANDKGELVGLKTVEVAWKITPGQRPELIEKEGSEKTWPCDLALLALGFTGPEKTLSEQLGLETDMRSNYKATNYQTNVPNIFTAGDMRRGQSLIVWAISEGREAAREVDFYLMGSTNLPTKGTGDLPSL, from the coding sequence ATGGGAAAGATAGGCGGATTTAAAGAATACGATAGAACAGACGAAAGTAATATAGCAGTACAAGAACGTGTAGTAAATTATAATGAATTTACTATTCCGTTATCAAAAGAAAAGATAAAAGAGCAAGGTTCAAGATGTATGGATTGCGGAATCCCATTTTGCCATAGTTCATGTCCATTAGGAAATTTAATTCCAGATTTTAACGACATGGTGCACCAAGAAGAATGGCAAAGTGCCTTGGAGATTTTACAATCTACCAATAACTTTCCAGAATTCACAGGTCGCTTATGCCCTGCTCCATGTGAAAAATCATGTGTATTAGGAATTATTGAAGAGCCAGTTGCTATTGAAAATATTGAGAAAAACATTATCGAAAGAGGTTTCGCTGAAGGATGGATAAAACCACAAACTCCTGCAACAAGAACTGGAAAAACAGTAGCCGTAATTGGGTCTGGGCCAGCCGGATTAGCAGCAGCACAACAATTAAATCGTGCTGGACACACAGTAACTGTTTTCGAAAGAGACAATGCAATAGGTGGTTTATTACGTTATGGAATTCCAAATTTTAAATTAGAAAAAGGAATTATCGACAGACGTGTGAAAATTCTAGAACTTGAAGGAATCACTTTTAAAACTAACGTAAATGTTGGCGTAAATTATAGCGTTGATCAATTAAATGAATTTGATTCAATTGTTTTATGTGGTGGTGCTACTGAAAGAAGAAGCTTGCCTACAAAAGGAATTGAAACAAAAGGAGTCGTTCAAGCAATGGATTTTTTAACGCAACAAACTAAAGTACTTTACGGTGAGGAAATCGCTGACCAAATCAAAGCTACTGGTAAAGATGTTATCGTGATTGGTGGTGGAGATACTGGTTCTGACTGTGTTGGAACTTCAAACAGACACGGTGCAAAATCGGTTACTAATTTTGAAATCATGCCAAAACCTCCAGTAGGAAGAAGCGAGACTACACCTTGGCCATTTTGGCCTTTGCAACTTAAAACTTCATCTTCACATGAAGAAGGATGTGATAGAAACTGGTTAATAAACACTAAAGAATTTATCGCAAATGATAAAGGTGAATTAGTTGGATTAAAAACTGTTGAAGTGGCTTGGAAAATAACTCCAGGACAAAGACCAGAATTAATTGAAAAAGAAGGATCCGAAAAAACTTGGCCTTGTGATTTAGCATTACTTGCTTTAGGATTTACTGGTCCTGAAAAAACTTTAAGCGAGCAATTAGGGCTAGAAACAGATATGAGAAGTAATTACAAAGCAACTAACTATCAAACTAATGTACCTAATATTTTCACTGCTGGAGATATGCGTCGCGGACAATCGTTAATTGTTTGGGCAATATCAGAAGGTCGCGAAGCGGCACGTGAAGTGGACTTCTACTTGATGGGGTCTACCAACTTACCTACTAAAGGTACTGGAGATTTACCAAGTTTGTAA
- the gltB gene encoding glutamate synthase large subunit, translating into MKVKEQGLYLPEFEHDNCGAGFICNLNGIKSNDIIHKALDILIKLEHRGAVSADGRTGDGAGILFDIPHDFFKKVCDFEIPATREYAVGMVFLPKKKNQAKFCMDTFEKTVQDQNLKILGWRDVPVDVTNLGQIAAEKEPTVKQVFIGKNGLELTEQQFNAKLFAARKIGEHLILKSKTSESHMFYFSSLSTTTIIYKGLLMPEDISRYYTDLTDTDLVTRLALVHQRFSTNTFPSWELAQPFRYMCHNGEINTLRGNVSRMRAREELMKSEVFGEDIKKMFPIILEGKSDSASMDMVVELLLMTGRTLPEAMMMVVPEAWEKHQTMSDEKKAFYEYNSCIMEPWDGPASIPFTDGNVIGALLDRNGLRPSRYTLTKTGFVIMASEIGVLDINPEDVVQHGRLEPGKMFLVDMNEGRIIEDDEIKNAVVTKRPYRQWLNENLLPLAKVPYTNNETPTENIDFETRLRLFGYSIEDVKTIITPMGANGAEAISSMGNDTPLAVLSEQPQLLYNYFKQLFAQVTNPPLDGIREEIITDISLAIGGDYNIFDIEAKQCKKLKIQNPVISKEDLDKIKNIDHADFKSASISTLYKIEKGVNGIERALEKCVQATYKAVSEGHNIIILSDRGVTEKMAPIPMLLACSYIHHSLNKLQVRSKFGIIIESAEPREPHHFALLFGYGASAINPYLVNEIIRDQVDKGFITNVKADYAISNYNKAIAKGILKIMNKIGISTLHSYRAAQIFEILGLNKTFSTKYFPYTPSRIEGIGLNEIEKEVKKRHQKAFPNSKIASLLPLEIGGIYRWRRTGEKHMFNPTTIAKLQQAVRLNSPESYKEYSTMVNEQSSNLMTIRGLFEFNNLDPISIDEVEPWTEIVKKFKTGAMSYGSISQEAHENLAIAMNRIGGKSNSGEGGEDPKRFQKELNGDSKNSAIKQVASGRFGVSINYLTSAKEIQIKMAQGAKPGEGGQLPGEKVVPWIAKVRNSTPYVGLISPPPHHDIYSIEDLSQLIFDLKNANRDARVNVKLVSEVGVGTIAAGVAKAKADVILISGYDGGTGAAPLTSLQHTGIPWELGLAEAQQTLILNDLRSRVVLECDGQLKTGRDVAIAALLGAEEFGFATAPLVASGCIMMRACHLNTCPVGIATQDPELRKNFKGTPEHIINFMYFIAEELREIMAQLGFRTLKEMVGQSQKLNVNKAIKHYKANGLDLSTILYKPEKAKTVPNHNTTTQDHGLDNVLDFEIIKAAIPSIYRKEKTRVTFDIKNTDRSVGAILSNEISKIYGAQGLPEDTILVDFTGSAGQSFGAFATNGLSFKIHGNCNDYLGKGLSGGKLIIKVPPTATFKPEENIIIGNVALYGAITGEAYINGMAGERFCVRNSGATAVVEGIGDHGCEYMTGGTVAVLGRTGRNFAAGMSGGVAYVFDEQKQFENGLCNMEMVALETLEDEDLSKLKRLIKNHSMYTNSPLAKRILEDWDNQQKHFIKVMPRDYKIALQRLAEEKKIEELIATA; encoded by the coding sequence ATGAAAGTTAAAGAACAAGGCCTTTATTTGCCTGAATTTGAACACGACAACTGTGGCGCGGGATTTATTTGTAATTTAAACGGAATAAAATCTAACGATATCATTCATAAGGCACTTGATATTCTAATTAAATTAGAGCATCGTGGTGCTGTAAGTGCTGACGGAAGAACTGGAGATGGAGCAGGAATTCTTTTTGATATTCCTCATGATTTTTTTAAAAAAGTATGTGACTTTGAAATCCCAGCAACAAGAGAGTATGCAGTAGGAATGGTTTTTTTACCAAAAAAGAAAAACCAAGCTAAATTTTGCATGGATACTTTTGAAAAAACGGTACAAGATCAAAATTTAAAAATTTTAGGTTGGAGAGATGTTCCTGTTGATGTTACAAATCTAGGACAAATCGCAGCCGAAAAAGAACCTACAGTTAAACAAGTATTTATAGGTAAAAATGGTTTAGAATTGACAGAACAACAATTCAATGCTAAATTATTTGCTGCCAGAAAAATAGGAGAACATTTAATTCTGAAATCAAAAACTTCAGAAAGTCACATGTTTTACTTCTCTAGTTTATCAACGACAACAATAATATATAAAGGATTATTAATGCCCGAAGATATCAGTAGATATTACACGGACTTAACGGATACTGATTTAGTAACACGTTTAGCATTAGTACACCAGCGATTTTCTACCAATACGTTTCCTTCTTGGGAATTAGCACAACCGTTTAGATACATGTGTCATAATGGTGAAATCAATACACTTCGTGGAAACGTAAGTAGAATGCGTGCTCGTGAAGAATTGATGAAAAGTGAGGTTTTTGGAGAAGATATTAAAAAAATGTTCCCTATTATATTAGAAGGAAAATCAGATTCAGCTTCTATGGATATGGTTGTTGAATTGTTATTGATGACTGGACGTACACTTCCAGAAGCAATGATGATGGTAGTTCCTGAAGCTTGGGAAAAACACCAAACCATGTCGGATGAAAAGAAAGCATTCTATGAATACAACTCTTGTATCATGGAACCATGGGATGGTCCTGCTTCTATTCCGTTTACCGATGGAAATGTGATTGGTGCATTATTGGATAGAAATGGACTTCGTCCTTCTCGATATACATTAACAAAAACTGGTTTTGTAATTATGGCTTCAGAAATTGGAGTTCTTGATATAAATCCTGAAGATGTTGTTCAACACGGTCGTTTGGAGCCAGGAAAAATGTTCCTTGTGGACATGAATGAAGGTCGTATCATTGAAGATGATGAGATAAAAAATGCAGTTGTTACTAAACGTCCCTATAGACAATGGTTGAATGAAAATCTTCTTCCATTAGCTAAAGTTCCTTATACTAATAATGAAACTCCGACAGAGAATATTGACTTTGAAACGAGATTACGTTTATTTGGATACTCAATAGAAGATGTAAAAACCATTATAACCCCAATGGGTGCTAATGGAGCTGAGGCAATTAGCTCAATGGGTAATGATACTCCATTGGCTGTATTATCAGAACAACCACAACTATTATACAACTATTTTAAACAATTATTTGCTCAAGTTACTAATCCACCTTTGGATGGTATTCGTGAAGAAATAATTACAGATATTAGTTTAGCTATTGGCGGTGATTATAATATTTTTGATATTGAAGCTAAACAATGTAAAAAATTAAAAATCCAAAATCCAGTTATCTCTAAAGAGGATTTAGATAAAATAAAAAATATTGACCATGCCGATTTTAAATCTGCTTCTATTTCTACTCTATACAAAATAGAAAAAGGAGTTAATGGTATAGAGCGTGCATTAGAAAAATGTGTTCAGGCAACTTATAAAGCAGTTAGCGAAGGACATAATATAATCATACTTTCTGATAGAGGTGTTACTGAAAAAATGGCACCAATACCTATGCTATTAGCATGTTCTTATATTCATCATTCATTGAATAAATTACAAGTTCGTTCAAAATTTGGAATTATCATTGAATCTGCCGAACCACGTGAACCACATCATTTCGCCTTATTATTTGGTTATGGAGCAAGCGCTATCAATCCATATTTAGTAAATGAAATTATACGTGACCAAGTTGACAAAGGCTTTATTACTAATGTAAAAGCGGATTACGCAATTTCAAACTACAACAAAGCGATTGCTAAAGGAATTTTGAAAATCATGAATAAAATTGGTATCTCTACTTTACATTCGTATAGAGCTGCCCAAATTTTTGAAATATTAGGTCTTAATAAAACCTTTTCTACAAAATATTTCCCATATACTCCATCACGAATTGAAGGAATTGGGTTAAATGAAATCGAAAAAGAAGTTAAAAAAAGACACCAAAAAGCATTCCCAAATTCTAAAATTGCAAGTTTATTACCTTTAGAAATTGGTGGAATATATAGATGGAGAAGAACAGGTGAAAAACACATGTTCAATCCAACTACAATTGCTAAATTACAGCAAGCAGTACGTTTAAACAGTCCAGAAAGTTATAAAGAATATTCTACAATGGTCAACGAGCAAAGCTCAAATTTAATGACTATTAGAGGTTTATTTGAATTTAATAATTTAGATCCAATTTCTATTGATGAAGTAGAACCTTGGACTGAAATTGTAAAAAAATTCAAAACTGGAGCGATGTCTTATGGATCTATTAGCCAGGAAGCCCATGAAAACTTGGCAATTGCCATGAATAGAATTGGTGGAAAAAGTAATTCTGGAGAAGGTGGAGAAGATCCAAAACGTTTCCAAAAAGAATTAAATGGAGATTCTAAAAACAGTGCTATTAAGCAAGTTGCTTCTGGTCGTTTTGGAGTATCTATCAATTATTTGACAAGTGCCAAAGAGATTCAAATTAAAATGGCTCAAGGTGCTAAACCTGGCGAAGGTGGTCAATTACCTGGTGAAAAAGTAGTGCCTTGGATTGCTAAAGTTAGAAATTCAACTCCTTATGTTGGATTAATTTCTCCTCCTCCACATCACGATATTTACTCTATTGAAGATTTATCTCAATTAATATTCGATTTAAAAAATGCAAATCGTGATGCACGTGTAAACGTAAAATTAGTATCAGAAGTTGGTGTTGGAACAATCGCAGCCGGAGTTGCAAAAGCGAAAGCCGATGTGATTTTAATTTCTGGATACGATGGAGGAACTGGAGCTGCTCCATTAACTTCATTACAACATACTGGTATTCCTTGGGAACTTGGTTTAGCCGAAGCACAACAAACTTTAATCTTAAATGATTTAAGAAGTCGTGTTGTATTAGAATGTGATGGTCAATTGAAAACAGGTCGTGACGTTGCTATTGCAGCATTACTTGGAGCAGAAGAATTTGGTTTTGCTACAGCACCACTAGTTGCATCAGGTTGTATCATGATGAGAGCTTGTCATTTAAATACCTGCCCAGTAGGTATTGCAACTCAAGATCCTGAATTGAGAAAAAATTTCAAAGGAACACCTGAGCATATCATTAACTTCATGTATTTCATTGCTGAAGAGTTAAGAGAAATCATGGCTCAATTAGGTTTCAGAACCTTGAAAGAAATGGTAGGACAATCACAAAAACTGAATGTTAATAAAGCAATTAAGCATTATAAAGCAAACGGATTAGATCTATCTACTATTTTATACAAACCAGAAAAAGCGAAGACAGTACCTAATCACAATACAACAACTCAAGATCACGGACTTGATAATGTACTTGATTTTGAAATCATAAAAGCGGCTATTCCTTCTATTTATAGAAAAGAGAAAACAAGAGTTACTTTTGATATCAAAAATACGGACCGTTCAGTTGGAGCAATTTTAAGTAATGAAATTTCAAAAATATATGGTGCACAAGGTTTACCTGAAGACACAATATTAGTAGATTTCACGGGTTCTGCAGGTCAAAGTTTTGGTGCATTTGCAACCAATGGATTATCATTTAAAATTCATGGAAACTGCAATGACTACTTAGGAAAAGGACTTTCTGGAGGTAAATTAATTATCAAAGTACCCCCTACAGCTACATTTAAACCGGAGGAAAACATCATCATCGGTAACGTAGCCCTTTATGGTGCTATAACTGGTGAAGCATACATCAATGGTATGGCAGGGGAACGTTTCTGCGTTAGAAATTCTGGAGCAACAGCAGTTGTTGAAGGAATTGGAGATCATGGTTGTGAATACATGACTGGAGGTACAGTTGCTGTGCTAGGAAGAACAGGAAGAAATTTTGCTGCTGGAATGAGTGGTGGTGTTGCCTATGTTTTTGACGAGCAAAAACAATTTGAAAATGGCTTATGCAATATGGAAATGGTTGCCTTAGAAACATTAGAAGATGAGGATTTAAGCAAACTGAAACGTTTAATTAAAAACCATTCCATGTATACCAATAGTCCATTAGCAAAAAGAATTTTGGAAGACTGGGACAACCAACAAAAACACTTTATCAAAGTAATGCCTAGAGATTATAAAATAGCATTACAACGATTAGCAGAAGAAAAGAAAATTGAAGAACTAATAGCAACAGCATAG